The DNA sequence CTCTTCCTTCCGCTCCCCGTTTTTATGCCGTAGCGGATTGCGCCTACCCCAGCCTAAAGAATGGCAAGAAGAAAATCAAGGAGCTTATAAAGTGGTATGAGCAACATGTATTCTTGCTGCAACTTCAGGCTACCGCCCTTCAGGAGAAAGCACAGGTTTTGGCCTTTGTGGCCTCGTAGCAGCAATAATGTTCATAAAGTCAGCATTTTCCCACCAAAAAAAGGCCGTCCCCGAAAGGGAACGACCTATTTTAAACAGCTTGCAGTATTGTCAGGTGGAAATGCTTAGTCCACAAATATCTTTTTAGTCATCAACTGACCATCCTGAACTACACGAAGAATGTACATTCCTGAAACAGTTGGTGCCGGCAATACAAAAGTATCTTTAGAACCAACTTCTACACGAATCAATCGTCCAGACTGACCGTACAAACCTACCTGAGCCTGACGAACGGTTGGCTTCTTGAAAGTTACTTCCAATTGGTTACCCGTTTTTGCTACATAAAAATCATTCGCATTGATTTCTTTGCCAGTGCTTGTGGTTACATCCAAAACGATTTTGATTTCAGCCGTTCTGTCTTTACCTACAACCGCACCTTCACCAGTACGAGCATCAAGCGTAAGGATCAAAGTTTCTTCCTCTTCGAAATCATCACCATCATTCAAAATTTTCAAAATGGCTGTATCAGAAGACGTTTCCCCTTTTTTGATCTCCAAACCATCTTTATCAAGATCAAAATCTGCATCGTTGATATCCTGACCTGAAACATCGAAGGTGATTTGTGTATCTGCCAAAGCCGCATTTTCGGTTTCCATATGCACATCAATCTCTGTTTCTTCAATTTCATTTCCTTCCTCCGCAGAAACAACGATCGACAAAGCAGGGAAATCATAATTGATCGTGAAATCTTCCTCAGAACTAATCGAACCTACACTATTTGCTGTAGTAACTTCAATTTTACCTGTAGATGCCCCTTCAGGAACCGCCACTTCGTATTTATTTTCTTCCACCATGCGGAAAGCTGTGGCATCCAAACCGTTAAACTGAATACTTTTCACATCATAAAGGTCTTCGCCAATAACGTAGATGTATCCATTTTCCGGCCCTTGAGTTGGGCTGACCATCGTAATAGAGGTCTCAGGAGCAGTTGCATGAAGTAAACCTGGAGAAGAAACGTCTCCACCCGCCGAACGGTGTATAGTTACTTGTGCTTTACCTTTATCGTCACCATCATTGACCATATCAGCACCTGCAGGTACTTTAAATTTAACGAAGGTTCCATTATCCGCCACTTCAAAATTTGTTTCTTCCTCAGTATTTACAATATCGATACCACCGAAAGACAATTTTGTAACATCAGTAAGACGAGCTCCATTTACCGTCACCCACTTTCCTACTTTTTGTGTTTCTGGATCCAAGTTAGTAATGTTCGCAGATCCTTCTTCATAACCTGTAATTTGAATATCATCAACTAAAATCGGGTTTTTTGGATCGTTGTAGTTGTACTTGAACTTAATCGACAAATTAGCCGTTGCAGGCAATTGATTAGGGTTCTTGTACATTTTCACTTTAGAGTAAACCGCATCAACAGGTGCATTACCAATAGAATTCCAGTCTCCACCATCAACGGCATAGAAGATTTCAAATCCATCATGTAACTGGCCATTCCAAGAAGACAAAGAGTAAGCCAATCGAATATTCTCATATCCTTCGGTGTTAATTCCTGTGATCGTGAACTCACTTTCTGCAGTTCCTAAACCTACAGTAAAAAGGCTTGAAAATGACTCGTAAAAACCTACCCAGATTGGCTCTCCGGCAGCATTTTCTCTTTCTTCTGGCATCCAGGCTACTTTTGCAGCACCCGTTCCCATATAATTC is a window from the Persicobacter psychrovividus genome containing:
- a CDS encoding T9SS type A sorting domain-containing protein, which encodes MQKVHLPMRPFSWAKHLVALFFLVAVSFSAMAQGTVTYVSPGFMPGSDFIIRGSGLSAFQWATVEGVTFPLKEKTDSEVILTVPEDAPVTAAQMFFGWDGDKRSNTQEKVHPVGQVSGTERLLFYEPFVSPVDGRPANNEAIGNTSNFGNKGVVNYMGTGAAKVAWMPEERENAAGEPIWVGFYESFSSLFTVGLGTAESEFTITGINTEGYENIRLAYSLSSWNGQLHDGFEIFYAVDGGDWNSIGNAPVDAVYSKVKMYKNPNQLPATANLSIKFKYNYNDPKNPILVDDIQITGYEEGSANITNLDPETQKVGKWVTVNGARLTDVTKLSFGGIDIVNTEEETNFEVADNGTFVKFKVPAGADMVNDGDDKGKAQVTIHRSAGGDVSSPGLLHATAPETSITMVSPTQGPENGYIYVIGEDLYDVKSIQFNGLDATAFRMVEENKYEVAVPEGASTGKIEVTTANSVGSISSEEDFTINYDFPALSIVVSAEEGNEIEETEIDVHMETENAALADTQITFDVSGQDINDADFDLDKDGLEIKKGETSSDTAILKILNDGDDFEEEETLILTLDARTGEGAVVGKDRTAEIKIVLDVTTSTGKEINANDFYVAKTGNQLEVTFKKPTVRQAQVGLYGQSGRLIRVEVGSKDTFVLPAPTVSGMYILRVVQDGQLMTKKIFVD